Genomic DNA from Desulfuromonas versatilis:
CTGCCGAACGATGAGCGTCTGATAAACGACCGCACCGTCGCCGATGAACACCGTCTCCCCCTCCAGCCGGGAAAGCAGTTTCTCCGGCGGCAGGACGCTCTCGTCCATCAAGGGCTCCATGCGCCCCCCGGCCCCGCCGTAAAGACCTGCGTAGACCTCGCCTTTGCGGGCATCGAGCAGGGTGCAGACCGGATGCCGGGCGAAGGGTGCCTGCACGGCCAGGCTGCGCAGCGAAGAGACGCCCAGAACCGGTTTGGCGCAGGCCAGGGCCAGCCCCTTGACCGTTGCCAACCCGACCCGGAGGCCGGTGAAGGATCCGGGGCCGAGAACCACGCCGAACCCGTCGATCTCGCCCAGCTCGACGCCGGCATCACCGAGCAGCTGCCGCACCGTGGCCAGAAGCCTGTCGGTGTGGTTGGCCTTGACGTTGAGCAGGATCTCGCCGAGCAGCTTGCGCCCGCGGGTCAGGGCGACACTTCCCGCCTGGGTCGAAGTGTCCAGGGTCAGAAGGGTGGCGTCCATCACTGCCCCCCGAAAAACAGCCGGACGATATCGTTGTAGAAGGCCAGGCCCATGAGCAACAGCAACAGGATCAGACCGATCTGCTGAGCGATCTCCCGGGCCCGCAGGGACAGGGGGCGGCGCAGCACCAGCTCGAACAGGTTAAAGAACAGGTGTCCCCCGTCGAGGATCGGTATCGGCAGCAGGTTGAGGATGCCCAGCTGAATACTGAGAAATGCCAGGATGGTAAGAACGCTGGACAGGTCGGTCTGGGCAGCCTGGCCGGCAATCTGCACCACGGTGATCGGACCGCCGATATTCTTGGCGGACACATGGCCGGCAAACAGCTTCTGAATGAAGACCAGGGTCAGTTCGATCAGCTCCAGCGCCCTTTCGGCCCCGGCCCGGATGGCATCCACCAGGCCGAACCTTTTGAAAACAGTATCCTGATGGGGAGCTATGCCGATCAGGTAATCGGCCCCGTCGGCCTCTTCGCGCACGGGCGTGATGGTGAGTTCCAGGAGCTCACCTCCCCGCTCAACCACAAAAGCCTGCGGCTCGGCGCCCAGTTCCTGGATATTCACCTTGAGGTCGTACCAGGACTCGATGGGCCGATCGGCAATGGCGACGATCCGGTCGCCGACGGCCAGGCCGGCTTCCTGCGCCGGCATCCCGGGAGCGAGCCCGCCCACCACCGCATCCTGGCGGGGCAGCAGACCGAGGGACTGCAGCCCTTCGACGCCACCATCCTCGGGAGTCATGACCAGCCGGGTCAGGCTGCCCCCCCGGGCGACTTCGATATCCAGGGGCGATCCGGCATGGGAGATGATGGCATTGTTGGTAGCCGACCAGGTCGCCACCTCGTCGCCGTTTATGCTGACCAGGCAGTCGCCGGGCTCAAACCCCGCGCGCGCACCGTCAGTGCCAGCCACGACATGTCCGATACAGGGGGAACGATCGAGGTAAGCCGGCAAGTTGACGCCGACCAGGTAGGCAACCGGCAGCACCAGAAACGGCAGCAGCAGGTTCATGAAGGGGCCTGCGGCGATGATGGCGGTGCGCCGGGAGACCGGTTTGTTGGCAAAAGAACGCTCCAACTCCTCGGGGCTTAAAGGGGCCTCTTCACCCTCCTCCCCGCCCCCCTCGCCTAGCATCTGCACATAGCCCCCGAGGGGAATGGCGCAGATCATGTACTCGGTTTCCCCCCATTTTTTCGAAACCAGCCGGGGGCCGAAGCCGAGGGAGAACTTGAGGACCTTCACGCCAGCCATTTTGGCAACGCAGAAGTGTCCGAACTCGTGTACGAAAACCAGGATGCCAAGCATGATAATGCCAGCGATCAGGGTCACCATGAATCCTCCGGTCAATGGGCGGCGGCGATTATCCGGCGGGCTGACTGGCGGGCCTGTCGATCGGCCCGCAGATATCCGTCGATGTGGCTCAGCGGCTCGCCCGGATGGCTGTCGAGGGTAGCCCGGATGATTACCGGGATGTCGAGGAAAGCGATCTGGCCGTTGAGAAACGCCTCAACCGCCACCTCGTTGGCGGCATTGAGCACGGCGGGGGCCGAGCCCCCTTCCCGCAGGGCCTCGTAGGCCAGGCTCAGGCAGGCGAAGCGGGCCGGATCGGGTGTCTCGAAGGTCAACGACCCCAGCGAGCAAAGATCCAGCGGCGGCAGGTTCAGGGGCAGCCGTTCCGGATAGCTGAGCGCATAGGCGATCGGCGTCTTCATGTCCGGGATCCCCAGCTGGGCGATCACCGAACCATCAAGATACTCGACCATGGAGTGAACGATGCTTTGCGGATGGATGTGCACGGCGATCCGCTCGGCCGGCAGGTCGAAGAGCCAGCGGGCCTCGATCACCTCGAGCCCCTTGTTCATCATGGTGGCGGAATCGATGGAGATCTTGCGCCCCATGCTCCAGTTGGGGTGATTCAGGGCATCACCGGGAGTCACGCCCTTCAACTGGGCCAGCGAGTGGTTGCGAAACGGCCCTCCGGATGCGGTCAGGATCAGGCGCCGGACATCGCTGCGCCGGTGCCCTTCGAGAGACTGGAAGATGGCCGAGTGCTCACTGTCGACGGGGTACAGGCTGACCCCCTTGCGGGCCACCGCCTCCATCACCAGCGGCCCGGCGGTAACCAGGGTCTCCTTGTTGGCCAGCGCGATGTCCTTGCCGGCTTCGATGGCCGCCATGGTTGGCACCAGGCCCGCAGCCCCGACGATGGCGGAGAGCACCATATCCACCCCGGAAAGGGAGGCACAGGCGATCATCCCTTCAACCCCACAGAGGATCTCGGGCGCCTCTGTGCCGAGCCGCTGCCGCAAGGTGGCGGCGTCGGCCGGGTCGACCACCGCGACGAGCAGCGGGCGGAACCGGCGGATCTGCTCTTCGAGTCGCGTCAGATTGCTCCCCGCGGTGAGCGAGAGCACGCGGTAGCGATCAGGGTAGGCAGCGACGATCTCCAGGGCGCTCACCCCGATGGAACCGGTGGAGCCGAGAATGGCAAGATTTTTCATAGACTATCCCTGCCCCGCGAATTTCAGCAGGGCAAAGTAATAAGCGGCCGGAAAAGCGAACAACAGGCTGTCGAGCCGGTCAAGAATCCCGCCATGACCGGGGATCATGCGACCGGAGTCCTTCACCCCGAAGCTGCGCTTGAGCATGGATTCGAAAAGGTCCCCCACCTGGCCGAGCGCTCCCAGGCCCAGACCCACCACCAGGCAATCGAGCCACGAGAGCACAGGAAGAAAGGCTGCACTGGCCAGCGCCGCACCAAACACGCTCCCGGCAAGCCCCCCCAGGGCTCCCTCCACGCTCTTGTTGGGACTGATCGCCGGATAGAGTTTGCGCCGACCAAAGTTGATCCCCGTGAAATACGCGCTGGTATCGCCGGCCATCACCACCACCAGGACCAGAAAAATCCACTCCCGGCCATAGGGGAGTTCGCGCAGAAGAACCATGTGGCTGAGCAGCACGGGGATATACAGGTAGCCGAGCAGCACCAGGGACAGATGCTGCACCACCTTGGCAAGATCACCAAAACGAAACAGGAACAGGGTGGCGAACAGCAGCACCACCAGGGTCAGGGCCGCGGGGATGGCTTGGGCGCCGGCCAGGCAGCACAGCGGCAGCAGGACGCCTGTCCCGATGGCCAGGGCCCGTTCGCCGGAGCGCTCGGCGGCAAGGCTCATGGCATAAAACTCCACCAGGGCCAACCCGCAGGCCCCGGCGATCAGCAGGGCGAACCAGGTCGCATTGGCGTAGCCGATAAACCCGATCAGCAGCGGCAGGAGGATGAGCGCCGTAATGATTCGCTGTTTAATGATCGGCCTCCCCTTCTGAATCGGCGGAATCCTTGAGCTGAGCGCCGGTCAACCCGAAGCGCCTCTGCCGGTGGCCGAATTCGCCCAGCGCCTGGTGCAGGTCCTCGATGCCGAAGTCGGGCCACAGCGAATCGGTAAAGTAGAGTTCGGTGTAGGCCAGCTGCCAGAGCAGAAAATTGCTGACCCGCATCTCTCCGCTGGTGCGAATCAGCAGATCGGGGTCGGGGATATCCCTGGTGTCGAGAGCGCCGGAAAATACCCGGTCGTCAACCTGCTCGGGTACCAGCCGCCCTGCCAGCATCTCGGCCCCCAGGTGGCGCACCGCCCGCAGGATCTCGTCCCTGGCCCCGTAGGAAAGCGCCAGGGTCAAAACCATTTCACGGTTTTCAGCGGTGCGGGCCACGGTGTCCTTGAGCACCTGGGCGACTTCCCGGGGGAGCCGGCGGATGTCACCGATGACGTTGAGCCGGATGCGCTGGCGGAGCATGGTCTCCAGCTCGGAGCGCAGATAATGGCCGAGCAGCCCCATCAGGGCGTTCACCTCGTCGTCGGGGCGCCCCCAGTTCTCCGAACTGAAGGCGTACAGGGTGAGATATTCAACCCCCAGGCTGCGGCATTCCTCGACGATGGTCTGCACCGCCTCCACGCCGCGCTGGTGCCCGGCGATGCGGGGCATTTGACGAATCTCGGCCCAGCGGCCGTTGCCGTCCATGATGATGGCCAGGTGTCGTGGAATACGCATGCAGGATGGTTCTCGCTTGGTCGGGCTGATTTTTAAGGAGCCTAACCTAGCACGAAAACATCGGTTCAGGCAAGAAGGGATGCGCGGGAGGGGGAAAAGCACGGGGCGCCGTCGCCGGCGCCCCGCGGTCGCTACATTATTCGATGATGGCGTTGACCGGGCAGCTGTCCACGCAGGCTGCGCAATCGGTGCAGTCGTCATTGATGGCGTACTTGTCGCCGGATTCAACGATGGCGCCCACCGGGCAGGCGTCCACGCAGGTTCCGCAGGCGATGCATTCGTCATTGATCTTCATAGCTACTCTCCTTTGTTGTATTGGCCCGGGAAATCGTTCAGATTTCCATGACCTCCTTCTCCTTGGCCGCAATGGCCTCGTCGATCTTCTTGACGAACTCGTCGGTCAGCTCCTGAATCTCTTTTTCGCCGCGCTTGAGTTCGTCCTCGGAAATTTCCTTGTCCTTCTCGAGCTTTTTCATGGTTTCGTTACCGTCACGCCGGGCGTTGCGCACCGCGATCTTGGCATCCTCACCCATGCGTTTGATCAGCTTGACCATTTCCTTGCGCCGCTCCTCGGTGAGCGCAGGGATGATGATACGGATCAACTGGCCGTCGGAGGAGGGATTGAGCCCCAAGTCCGACTTGAGAATCGCTTTTTCGATTTCGGGGATGAGGTTCTTCTCCCAGGGCTGAATGGTGATCAGCCGGGGTTCGGGCACGCTCAGCGTCCCCACCTGGTTAAGCGGGGTGGGCGTCCCGTAATAATCGACCCTCACCTCGTCGAGCAGGGTGGTGGAGGCGCGCCCGGTGCGGACCTTGGTAAAGTCCTTCTTCAGGGCATCCACGGACTTGCTCATCCCGGTGCGGGTCCTCTTGATGACGTCTGCATACATGGCGGTCACTCTCCTTTGACAACCGTACCGATCGACTCGCCGAGCACCACTTTCTTGATGTTGCCCGTGGAGGTCAGATCGAACACGACAATGGGAAGATTGTTGTCCATGCACAGGGAGGTCGCCGTGGCATCCATCACCTGCAGTCCCTTTTTGAGCACGTCCAGGTAGGTCAGGCTGGGATACTTGACCGCATCCTTCACCTTGGCCGGATCGGCGCTGTAGACCCCGTCAACCTTGGTCGCCTTGAGAATCACCTCGGCGCCGATCTCCATCGCCCGCAGGCTGGCGGCGGTATCGGTGGTGAAGTAGGGGTTGCCGGTGCCGGCGCCGAAGATGACCACGCGGCCCTTCTCCAGGTGCCGAACGGCCCGCCTGCGGATATACGGCTCGGCCACTTCCTGCATTTCGATGGCCGACTGGACCCGGGTCACAACCCCCACCTTCTCCAGGGAATCCTGCAGGGCGAGGCTGTTCATGACCGTGGCCAGCATCCCCATATAATCGGCGCTTGCCCGGTCCATGCCGCGGGAAGCCGCAGCTACCCCCCGGAAGATGTTGCCGCCGCCGATGACCAGGGCGACCTGCACCCCCAGACCAACCACCTCCTTGATCTCGGAGGCGATGTTGGCGATTACCTCGGGGTCGATGCCGTACCCCTGCTGACCGGCGAGGGCCTCCCCGCTGAGCTTGAGCAGAATCCGCTGATATCTTGGCTTGGCCTCTGCCATGGACGTCTCCCCGGGAAAAGGTTATTTCGTGCTCAGCGCGGCAACCTCGGAGGCGAAGTCATCGGCTTTCTTTTCGATCCCCTCGCCCAACTGGAAGCGGCAGAAGCGGGTCAGGGCAACCTCGGCGCCAATTTCCTTGGCGAGGGCGGCGACAACCTTGTTGACCTTCTGGTCGGGATCGATCACATAGGCCTGCTCAAGCAGACAGATCTCGCCGAAGAACTTGTTGACCTGTCCTTCGAGAATCTTTTCGATGATGTTGTCGGGCTTGCCACTCTCCTTGGCCTTGACCCGCATGATGTCCTTCTCGCGATCGAGAACCTCGGAGGGAACCTCTTCGCGCTTGAGGTACTGGGGGTTGGCGGCCGCCACGTGCATGGCCAGTTGCCGGGCAAGGGCGACAACGCGCTCGTCGTCGGCCTTGGCGGTGGCCAGCTCGACCAGCACCCCGATTTTGCCGGCACCGTGAATGTAGGAGGCGACCACCCCGGGCTCTGCGGCGAAGCGGGCAAAGCGGCGGATGTTCATGTTTTCGCCGATGGTGGCGATCTGGTGGGTCAGCTCTTCGCTGACGGTGCGGCCGGTACCGGGAAAGTCGACGGCGCCGAGCGCCTCGATGTCTGCGGGAGCTGCCTTAAGAACAGCTTCGGCAACGCCGGCGGCGAACTGCTGGAAGGCTTCGTTCTTGGCCACGAAGTCGGTCTCGGCATTGACCTCGACAACCACGCCGAAGCTGCCTTCGCCGGCTGCCACGACCATCCCTTCGGCGGCGACGCGGTCGGCTTTCTTGGCAGCGGCCGAGAGGCCTTTTTTGCGCAGGAAGTCGATGGCCTCTTCGAGGTTGCCGCCGGTTTCGCCAAGGGCTTTCTTGCAATCCATCATGCCGGCACCGGTCTTGGCGCGAAGTTCGGCGACCATTGATGCGGTAATGTTTGCCACGTTTACCTCCTCTATGGTTACGGGTAAAACCCGATCAGTTAGTTGAGATTCCGCCCGACCAGGCGGACGTCACGTTCCCGGCAACCCATTTGGGCCGCCGCATTTAGGAGAAAGGGTGACCGGCGCCGGCCGGTCACCCCATTTTGTGGATTTGCGCTGCGATCAGGCTTCGGCGGAAGGAGCTTCAGCAGCCGGCTCGGCGACAGCTTCGGCCTCGGCAGCGGTTTCGCCGCCTTCGGCGTCGCTGCGCAGGGCGGTTTCACGGGACTGCCCCCCTTCGATGCAGGCATCGGCCATGCGCGAAGCGAACAGGCGGATGGCGCGGATGGCGTCGTCGTTGCCGGGGATGATGAAGTCGATTTCGTCCGGGTCGCAGTTGGTGTCGACCACGGCCACCACGGGAATCCCCAGCTTGCGGGCTTCCTTGACGGCAATCGCCTCCTTCTTCGGGTCGATGACGAAGATGGCCCCGGGCAGCTTGGTCATGCCCTTGATACCGCCAAGGCTCTTTTCCAGCTTGGCCCGCTCGCGCTCGAACTGCAGCGCCTCTTTCTTGGTCACCAGTTCGTAGGTGCCGTCCTGGGCCATGGCTTCGATCTTCTTCAGCCGGTCGATGCTGGCTTTGATGGTGGAGAAGTTGGTCAGCATGCCACCCAGCCAACGGTTGTTCACATAGAACTGCCCGGCGCGGAGGGTCTCCTCCATGATGGCGTCCTGGGCCTGCTTCTTGGTGCCGACGAAAAGGATCTTCTCGCCGCCCTCGACGACCTCCTTGAGGAAGGTGTAGGCGTTTTTGAAGTAACGCACCGTCTTCTGCAGGTCGATGATGTAAATGCCGTTGCGGGCCCCGAAGATGTAGGGCTTCATCTTGGGGTTCCAGCGCTTGGTCTGGTGGCCGAAATGCACCCCGGCCTCCAGCAGTTGTTTCATGGTGATCTGTGCCATTTGGTACTCCTTTTCCGGTTCGGTTTCCTCCGCCCCCTTCACGCCCGCCGGAGCCTCGGGCACCATGCCCGGGGACCCTCCGTACGGATCGGGGAGCGTGTGTTTTGAACAACGGGTGTGTATACCATGCGACCCTGGTCATGGCAAGGGAAAAATCACCCTCAAACCGGTTTACAACCCCGGGCAACTAGTCTAAGATTCCGGGTCATGTCCGCCTATCGCGTCTACCGCTACATTGCCCGGGAAGTCACTGTTCCTGCCATTCTCGGGCTGCTGATCTTTACCTTCGTGCTGCTCATGGGGCGCATCCTCAAGCTTGTTGAGATGGTCATCAACAAGGGCGTGCCGTTTGCCGACATCGCGCTGCTGTTTGCCTGCCTGCTCCCCGCCTTTCTGGTTATCACCATTCCCCTGGCCTTTCTGCTGGGGGTCCTGCTCGGTTTCGGTCGCCTGTCGGGGGACAGCGAAATCATTGCCATGAAATCATCGGGGATCAGTCTCTACCAGATGATGCGACCGGTGTTGGCTATCGCCTTTGCGGCCAGTCTGGCGACGGGGGCACTTACCTTGTTTGTCGAGCCGGTCGGCAATGCCGCCTTTCGCAGCCAGGTGTTCCAGATTGCCTCGAGCAGGGCCAGCGTGGGGTTGCTGCCCCAGGTTTTCAACGACGAATTCGACGGGCTGGTGATCTATGCCCAAACCATCGACGACCGCAGCAGCACCATGGGCGGGGTTTTCATTTCCGACGAGCGGGTCGGCAGTTCTCCCTCGGTCATTCTCGCCCAGCGGGGTAGAATCATCTCGGACTCCCAGGCGCTCACCCTCACCATGCGACTGGAGAACGGGGCGGTTCACCGGCAGCCCAAATCCGGGGGCCAGGACGCCTACCAGGTCATCGAGTTCAACACCTATGACGTCAACCTCAACATGGGGCAGGAGCTGGAGCCGACCGAGCGCCCCAAAAAACCGAAGGAGCTTACCCTCGGGGAATTGAACCAGTCCATCGCCAAAATCGATGACCCGGACCAGCGCCGCACCCTCCAGGTCGAATTGCAGAAAAGGCTGGTTCTGCCCTTTGCCCCCATTATTTTCGCCCTGGTCGGCGTCCCCCTGGGAATCCAGACCCAGCGCTCGGGGCGCGGCGGGGGATTTGCCATGGGGCTGGTCGTCTTCCTCGGCTACTACGTGATGTTCTCCTTCGCCGAAACCCTGGCCGATGAAGGTGGGCTGCCGCCGGCGGTCACCATGTGGCTGCCCAACCTGCTGTTTCTGACCGGGGGACTTTACCTGCTCCGACAGACCGCGCTGGAGCGGAGGCTGCGTTTTTTTGAACTGTTCACCCAGGGGCCCATCCGCTTGCTGCGGCAGTTGAGAATAGAGCGGAGGCGTCCGTGACCCTGCTCAACCGCTATATACTTTCCACCTACGGGCGGATCTTTCTCCTCGCCCTGGCGGCCTTCGTCGGCATCTATCTGCTGGTGGATTTCTTTGAAAAGGTCGACAACTTCATCTCTCACCAGGCCAGGCCGTCGCTCTACCTGTTGTACTTCTCGAACAAAATCCCCCTGATCGTGGCCCAGGTCACCCCCCTGGCGGTGCTCATGGGGGTATTCCTGACCCTGGGAGGCTTTTCCAGCAGCAACGAGCTGACCGCCATGAGAGCGGGGGGATTGAGCCTGGTGCGGATCAGCGCCCCTCTGCTGGGCGCGGCTCTGCTTACCACCCTGGCGGTAATGGCGGTCAACGAATACGTAGTTCCCTTAAGCGTAAAAAAGACCAATCACATCCTGCGCACCGAGGTCAAAGGCAAATCCGACCTCGCCTTGACCAAGGACCGGGTCTGGTTCCGCGAGGGCCAGGCCATCATCAATGTACGCCAGGCGCTTCCCGCCAGCCAGGCACTGCAGGGGGTGAGCATCTTCGACCTGGATGAGAACTTCAGGCTGAAAAAACGCGTCTCCGCTGCCAGTGCCATCTTCCAGAACGGCACCTGGACCCTCGAAAACGTCACCGAGCGTCGGTTCGAACCGGGCAACGGCGGCCAGCACGGGCTGGACAAGCTCCCCTCGCGCCCATTGGTTCTGAGCAAGACCCCCGAGGACTTCCAGGTCACCACCGAGAAAAACGAGGAACTCGGGTTTCGCCAGCTGCGCGAACTGGCCGGGCGCCTCAAGGCCGAAGGATACGACAACACCCGCTACCTGGTCGACATGCACAGCCGCCTCGCCACCCCCTTTGCCTGCCTGATCATGGCCTTTCTCGGCATCCCCTTCGCCCTGCAGAAGGGTCGCGGGGCGAGCCTGGCCATGGGGGTGACCATCAGCGTGGCCATCGGCATCGCCTACTTCATCCTCCAGGCCACCCTGCTCGCCTTCGGCTACTCCAACATCCTGCCGCCGCTGATCGCGGCCTGGTCGGCCAACCTGCTGTTCGCCCTGCTGGGGTTCTGGCTGCTGCTCAGGACCCGGAGCTGACCTTCACCTTGTTTTCAGCAGGGCCTGTGCTTTAATTACAGGAGGAACCCTCCGCGGGGGATCAATGCGAACTCTCATCACACTGCTTTTGCTGGGGCTTTTTCTGCAGCCGGCCTTCGCTGCGCCGCCGACCCTCACTTCGGTTCGACCCACGACCGTTTCCGCCGCCGGCGCCGTCACCATCACCGGCGGCCCCTTCACCACCGGCACCAGGGTTGTGCTCGGCGACCGGGAAATCGTTCCCGGCCAGGGGGGGCCCGGCCAGCTGGTTTTCAGCGTACCCCCCATGGAGCCCGGCGAATACGCCCTTTTCCTGCGCGACGGCGAGGAGTTCAGTCAGCAGTCCTTCACCCTGCGGGTGGTGGAACCGACGCCCCGCATCCTCTCCCTTTCGCCGAGCAACATCGATGCCTGCTCCTCCGAGGCCGAACGGCGGGTGAGCGTGGAATTGGACGACTTTCTGCCGGGTGCGACCCTGCTGCTCAACGGCTCGGCGCTCCCCTACTCCACCGCCGGCGGCGGCACCATCGCCTTTACCGCCCCGCCCCTGGAGGCCGGAATTTATGGTGTGCAGGTGGTCAACCCCGGCGGTGCCCAGTCCCTGCCCCACTCGCTGTGGTTCAACGACATCCCCGAGATCCAGAGCGTGGACCAGGGGACTGAGTACGTCAACTACTACGAGTTGGTCATCCGGGGGAAAAATTTCTTCTACAACTCGACCCTGGTGGTCAACGAATACCAGGCGGGCTTTTCCGACCTGCCGCCGCGCCAGCGCACCATCATCGCCCAGGGGCGAAGCTCGGGCCAGGAAACCGGCTACGCCAGAGCCCAGGCCGACAACGTCTTCTACGTCGACTGCAACACCTTGATCTACTACCGCTACCCCTACAGCACCCAGCCCAAGCCCCTGGTGCTGCAGGTGATCAACCCCGACGGGAAAAAAAGCTCTCCATATCAGGCCTCGCTTCCCTGATACCAGGTGCGGTGAAACAAAAAGCCCCGCTTGCAAGGCGGGGCTTTTTGTTTGGGTATCGCGATAACCTGGATCAGTAGCGATAGAATTCGGGCTTGTACGGCCCTTCCACCGGGATGCCGAGGTAGTCGGCCTGCTTGGCGGTCAGTTGGGTAAGCTTCACGCCCAGCT
This window encodes:
- the lptF gene encoding LPS export ABC transporter permease LptF, with protein sequence MSAYRVYRYIAREVTVPAILGLLIFTFVLLMGRILKLVEMVINKGVPFADIALLFACLLPAFLVITIPLAFLLGVLLGFGRLSGDSEIIAMKSSGISLYQMMRPVLAIAFAASLATGALTLFVEPVGNAAFRSQVFQIASSRASVGLLPQVFNDEFDGLVIYAQTIDDRSSTMGGVFISDERVGSSPSVILAQRGRIISDSQALTLTMRLENGAVHRQPKSGGQDAYQVIEFNTYDVNLNMGQELEPTERPKKPKELTLGELNQSIAKIDDPDQRRTLQVELQKRLVLPFAPIIFALVGVPLGIQTQRSGRGGGFAMGLVVFLGYYVMFSFAETLADEGGLPPAVTMWLPNLLFLTGGLYLLRQTALERRLRFFELFTQGPIRLLRQLRIERRRP
- a CDS encoding phosphatidate cytidylyltransferase yields the protein MPPIQKGRPIIKQRIITALILLPLLIGFIGYANATWFALLIAGACGLALVEFYAMSLAAERSGERALAIGTGVLLPLCCLAGAQAIPAALTLVVLLFATLFLFRFGDLAKVVQHLSLVLLGYLYIPVLLSHMVLLRELPYGREWIFLVLVVVMAGDTSAYFTGINFGRRKLYPAISPNKSVEGALGGLAGSVFGAALASAAFLPVLSWLDCLVVGLGLGALGQVGDLFESMLKRSFGVKDSGRMIPGHGGILDRLDSLLFAFPAAYYFALLKFAGQG
- the tsaB gene encoding tRNA (adenosine(37)-N6)-threonylcarbamoyltransferase complex dimerization subunit type 1 TsaB, yielding MDATLLTLDTSTQAGSVALTRGRKLLGEILLNVKANHTDRLLATVRQLLGDAGVELGEIDGFGVVLGPGSFTGLRVGLATVKGLALACAKPVLGVSSLRSLAVQAPFARHPVCTLLDARKGEVYAGLYGGAGGRMEPLMDESVLPPEKLLSRLEGETVFIGDGAVVYQTLIVRQLGSRAHFVPWPLNLPRASSAAALALEELEAGRSIPLEQLRPAYIRPSEAEIMWARRQEEASIEG
- the rpsB gene encoding 30S ribosomal protein S2, coding for MAQITMKQLLEAGVHFGHQTKRWNPKMKPYIFGARNGIYIIDLQKTVRYFKNAYTFLKEVVEGGEKILFVGTKKQAQDAIMEETLRAGQFYVNNRWLGGMLTNFSTIKASIDRLKKIEAMAQDGTYELVTKKEALQFERERAKLEKSLGGIKGMTKLPGAIFVIDPKKEAIAVKEARKLGIPVVAVVDTNCDPDEIDFIIPGNDDAIRAIRLFASRMADACIEGGQSRETALRSDAEGGETAAEAEAVAEPAAEAPSAEA
- a CDS encoding 4Fe-4S binding protein, producing MKINDECIACGTCVDACPVGAIVESGDKYAINDDCTDCAACVDSCPVNAIIE
- the tsf gene encoding translation elongation factor Ts, which produces MANITASMVAELRAKTGAGMMDCKKALGETGGNLEEAIDFLRKKGLSAAAKKADRVAAEGMVVAAGEGSFGVVVEVNAETDFVAKNEAFQQFAAGVAEAVLKAAPADIEALGAVDFPGTGRTVSEELTHQIATIGENMNIRRFARFAAEPGVVASYIHGAGKIGVLVELATAKADDERVVALARQLAMHVAAANPQYLKREEVPSEVLDREKDIMRVKAKESGKPDNIIEKILEGQVNKFFGEICLLEQAYVIDPDQKVNKVVAALAKEIGAEVALTRFCRFQLGEGIEKKADDFASEVAALSTK
- the lptG gene encoding LPS export ABC transporter permease LptG, whose translation is MTLLNRYILSTYGRIFLLALAAFVGIYLLVDFFEKVDNFISHQARPSLYLLYFSNKIPLIVAQVTPLAVLMGVFLTLGGFSSSNELTAMRAGGLSLVRISAPLLGAALLTTLAVMAVNEYVVPLSVKKTNHILRTEVKGKSDLALTKDRVWFREGQAIINVRQALPASQALQGVSIFDLDENFRLKKRVSAASAIFQNGTWTLENVTERRFEPGNGGQHGLDKLPSRPLVLSKTPEDFQVTTEKNEELGFRQLRELAGRLKAEGYDNTRYLVDMHSRLATPFACLIMAFLGIPFALQKGRGASLAMGVTISVAIGIAYFILQATLLAFGYSNILPPLIAAWSANLLFALLGFWLLLRTRS
- the frr gene encoding ribosome recycling factor; its protein translation is MYADVIKRTRTGMSKSVDALKKDFTKVRTGRASTTLLDEVRVDYYGTPTPLNQVGTLSVPEPRLITIQPWEKNLIPEIEKAILKSDLGLNPSSDGQLIRIIIPALTEERRKEMVKLIKRMGEDAKIAVRNARRDGNETMKKLEKDKEISEDELKRGEKEIQELTDEFVKKIDEAIAAKEKEVMEI
- a CDS encoding 1-deoxy-D-xylulose-5-phosphate reductoisomerase, which produces MKNLAILGSTGSIGVSALEIVAAYPDRYRVLSLTAGSNLTRLEEQIRRFRPLLVAVVDPADAATLRQRLGTEAPEILCGVEGMIACASLSGVDMVLSAIVGAAGLVPTMAAIEAGKDIALANKETLVTAGPLVMEAVARKGVSLYPVDSEHSAIFQSLEGHRRSDVRRLILTASGGPFRNHSLAQLKGVTPGDALNHPNWSMGRKISIDSATMMNKGLEVIEARWLFDLPAERIAVHIHPQSIVHSMVEYLDGSVIAQLGIPDMKTPIAYALSYPERLPLNLPPLDLCSLGSLTFETPDPARFACLSLAYEALREGGSAPAVLNAANEVAVEAFLNGQIAFLDIPVIIRATLDSHPGEPLSHIDGYLRADRQARQSARRIIAAAH
- the rseP gene encoding RIP metalloprotease RseP; its protein translation is MVTLIAGIIMLGILVFVHEFGHFCVAKMAGVKVLKFSLGFGPRLVSKKWGETEYMICAIPLGGYVQMLGEGGGEEGEEAPLSPEELERSFANKPVSRRTAIIAAGPFMNLLLPFLVLPVAYLVGVNLPAYLDRSPCIGHVVAGTDGARAGFEPGDCLVSINGDEVATWSATNNAIISHAGSPLDIEVARGGSLTRLVMTPEDGGVEGLQSLGLLPRQDAVVGGLAPGMPAQEAGLAVGDRIVAIADRPIESWYDLKVNIQELGAEPQAFVVERGGELLELTITPVREEADGADYLIGIAPHQDTVFKRFGLVDAIRAGAERALELIELTLVFIQKLFAGHVSAKNIGGPITVVQIAGQAAQTDLSSVLTILAFLSIQLGILNLLPIPILDGGHLFFNLFELVLRRPLSLRAREIAQQIGLILLLLLMGLAFYNDIVRLFFGGQ
- a CDS encoding isoprenyl transferase yields the protein MRIPRHLAIIMDGNGRWAEIRQMPRIAGHQRGVEAVQTIVEECRSLGVEYLTLYAFSSENWGRPDDEVNALMGLLGHYLRSELETMLRQRIRLNVIGDIRRLPREVAQVLKDTVARTAENREMVLTLALSYGARDEILRAVRHLGAEMLAGRLVPEQVDDRVFSGALDTRDIPDPDLLIRTSGEMRVSNFLLWQLAYTELYFTDSLWPDFGIEDLHQALGEFGHRQRRFGLTGAQLKDSADSEGEADH
- the pyrH gene encoding UMP kinase, with translation MAEAKPRYQRILLKLSGEALAGQQGYGIDPEVIANIASEIKEVVGLGVQVALVIGGGNIFRGVAAASRGMDRASADYMGMLATVMNSLALQDSLEKVGVVTRVQSAIEMQEVAEPYIRRRAVRHLEKGRVVIFGAGTGNPYFTTDTAASLRAMEIGAEVILKATKVDGVYSADPAKVKDAVKYPSLTYLDVLKKGLQVMDATATSLCMDNNLPIVVFDLTSTGNIKKVVLGESIGTVVKGE